Genomic segment of Populus nigra chromosome 14, ddPopNigr1.1, whole genome shotgun sequence:
ATTTATCAAACTGCATCTTGAACTTTTATTAAACTCcttaaaacctaaaaatattgaCCATTAATGAAATAACACAATAAACATTATCATGCCAAGAATATAGAAGAAATTTCCCCATGTCAGCCAAGCACAAGGATGCTAACAAAAACAGACATTGGGTGCCCAGGACCAGTATAAATTGAAGGAGAGCATAAatcatggaaaaaaatatattaaactcaatcaccTTTTCTTCTGCTAAAAGTTCTTCGACTGGTCTATATGCTGCAGCGATACATAGgttctgaaaaacaaaatttgagacaATTAAGGCCATATATTTTCTTCCAAGAAACGCAAATTTGAAATTAGAAGCAACCAATACTGCATTACCTTCAAATCACTTCCGGAATATCCCTCAGTTGCATTTGCAAGTTTGTCAAACTGGAAGTCAGCTTCTAAATTTTCTCGATTCAGAATTATTCTGAGAATCTTCATACGATTTTCAGCGTCTGGTAGGTCCACGTGTATTCTAAACAATGATACAACACAATTATACAAGTGATATTGCTATTGCTTGAAACAGCAGCAGACACTACATATGGAAACATGGCAAGCTTCAAACAGCAGCAGACATATGGAAACATGGTAAATATGATTTCTTAAACCAAAAGATAGGCTGCAATACTAAAAATACCAAGGCATTTCCCCAAGCAAACTTGCCTCCTAGGTAACCGGCGGATTACAGCATCATCAAGATCAAATGGTCGATTTGTGGCACCAAGGATAAGGATTCTCTGGCTATCTTTTGATCGCAAACCATCCCACGCTGCCATGAACTCATTTCTCATTCTTCTTGTAGCTTCATGCTCAAAAGAGCCACCACGAGCACCAAGCAAACTGTCAACCTACACATACAAAATCCAGTTAACAGAATAGCATTCCGAATGTAAGAGGTGTTTAGGAAATGTCATAAGAAAGTAATGTTCACGCTGTTTGTTGTCAAAATGACCCCAAATGAGGTagaaaagggaaaggaagaTTATTTATCAAAACACCATTCACCTGATTATTGTACAGACACCTACAGGCAAGAAATGGTGAAACTAGAGAaagatgaaatttgttttccCCAATTATTAAATTATGACAACATTTTCTACAAGAATTTCTCCAGATACTGAAAAgtttctcaatttaaaaaaaaaaagtttcacaGCACAATTTGTGACACAATGATACAAACAACAAATATTTGTCACTTTGCAAGGACATTAGAGACCTACAATTTACAGAgaatataattcaaaatcaatttccaCCGATATTTTAACACTTAACCCATTAATCTATCATAAATCTCAGTGACGATCATGAGACAGGCCATTGgtgcacacaaaaaaaactgtTATAAGAACTCCATGGTCATCTTATTTGCTGAGGAAGCTTCACCAGCATCCAAATTGAAGTAGTCAGATTAAGAACTAGAAGGGAAGATAAGGATGAAGGTTTGCGAAGATAACTTTCATATTTCCCTGTATTTTGTAAACAACATTTTTATTGCATGAAAAAAGAAGTGAGATTGATCTGTTTCTGGAAGTTCTCAGTGTTCCACAATAGCTTCTTTCTATTATTCACATCCTGACTTTTACTAAGGGTAAAAATTGTATACTGAACAATATTATATCACGAGGACAACGAAATTTAACTTTACAAGTGCAAAAGTTGGTTTCTTTATGCAATGCAATAACCAGTTTATTTACTTTGTCACACACACACTCATGCACACGCGTACACTGAAAAGGGAGAAACTCAcctcatcaacaaatataatgacAGGAGCCAGCTTGCTGGCAAAGGAGAAGAGAGCCTTTGTGAGCTTTTCAGCATCTCCAAACCACTGTCTCGGGAAACAGGAAAACATCAAGTAACATACAGAAACAAAAGACAATGACTAAACAAACTGAAAGTACTCAGCTATATCAATAATCAATGATTTAGCAGCCAGTATTTTGTATAGAAGACATGTTTCTGAAAAACTACCAACAGAAGCATATGTATACCGgtgctaatttttttctcaaatttaatgTAAAGAAACAAGATAACATACAAGCAGGCATTTATGTATATGATAGCCTTTGTATCACATGCAAAGCATGCGATGCTTTGTCCTTTATAACTTaagttgatgtttttagatcaatATCAGTTTGGAAGTGTTAAAATGCCATGAATTCATATATCACACATAAGAAATGAAATACAGAGCTTTTGAGCTTTGTGCTCTTGTGTCTCTGTACTCTTTTGTCCCATGCATCCTTAATAGGTTTAGAACCCACTGGCAGGATGAATTTGTTACCTGACTCTTtctggaaaaaaattgaaaataaaagcagTTCTTTTATTGTGGGTAAAAGAATGTGAAACATGGCTAAATTCTTCATCTTGGAACCTGAACCTCACTTAATGGATACaacatccattttttattgTACCTTTGAAGTAAGAGTTGAACCAGTTATGCTGATAAAGTTTGCCCCTGCCTCTGTTGCAAGCGCTTTGGCAAGAAGGGTTTTCCCAGTTCCAGGAGGTCCAAAAAGCAAAATCCCTTTGCAAGGCTGGAAAAAAGCTTTACAAAATCACACTCTGAAATAAGGCTAACAAATAATTGTTCATGTGAAGAGTAAAATCAGTACCCGCAGCAAATTTCCATGAGAGAAAAGTTCTGGTCTCCTCATTGGAAGAATGACAAGTTCATTCAAAGCCTTCTTCACTTCTTCAAGAGCACCAACGTCATTGAATTTGACACCAATTTCACCTGGAGCTACCACAGCTGAGATAAAGTTGCTCTCATACTCATCCTTGGCCAAGTTCTGCTGATATTTATATTCAATAGAGATCAGCACATAGTATGTAAAGCTTTCAACATACTCGTAGCATTGAGAAGAGAAAATGTATACACATGCCTTCAAATTCTGTGATGGCTTTTCAGATATGGTTTCTTGCTCCTTCAACCTCACAATTGCCATCTCAAGGCTTCCCatgaaaaagaacagatatcaGCTTCTAGGTGCCAAAAATTTGACTAACATACAACGATGGGGTAGGCAAACCTTTCTCGGGGCAAAGACAATCGATCCCCTTTTATGCATGGGAGCAGGCATGATGATAAGTAATGATTCTTAGCCCAGCCAATGACTTTTTCAGCCTctgaggaaaaaagaaagaaaaaaagaaattcttagCCCAGATCCAAATGGTGTATCAGAAAAGAAATTCTTCAACCTTCATTTGTAAAGTTGAACTTGTCAAACTAGTTAGGCTCgtaaatatttttggaaaaacaaCAGTAAAGTTTATCAGGTTGATATTAAACTTGAGACTTTTTTCTGGTGGAGAAAACTTTCATTTTGTATTTCTCTTCCCTAAAAATCCATAGTCAACATAAGGATATTGTGATCTTGAATACGGAACCAACAGTTCAATAATAAGCTGAAATCGGCTCAAATAAAAAGCTTCAGTTTCTTACTCCGCTTTGTTAGAATGAGGCCATCAGTATTTATATGCAATAGGTCCATGCATGACATCTCATTTTCTTCAAGAACCTGCAATAGAATTATATCAGTAAATTTCAAAGACAAATGGGTATCAAATTTCCTAGTGCAAGTTGCAATTTCAAATAGTCCACTCCATGCAACAGTTAAAACTAAAACACTGCTGTGATTGAAACGAACTTTGACAGTGACTCCCTACCTTGTGCAGTTCAATTAAATTGCTCCTTGATATCACAATTCTTCTGTCCTCTTCAACCTGTTTATTGAATGTTCTAAGAAGATCTTCCTCCTGTAAGAAGCAAGcaaaaatataaaccaaaacatataaaaccaaaacaaatataaaaaaattaaagagataatGCCACATTTAAGATATAGTAGAGTACTATATATAATCAGGACAGAAGTCAGTGCAGTTTGACAAGAAGGATCTCTAGTTCCAACCCTACCATCTAAACCTGAAAGTAAGCTTCAGTCATGGTCTCACAAGACACCAAAGCCTGTAAAAGAATCCCTACCACTACATTTTCCTTAAAAGGAAAGCATATTCACTTAAGCACAGTCAGGCCAGCAAATAACATACTTTTGTTCAATTCTAGGCACTAAACGGCACACTatacatttttattaaattgtgcGAGTTAACAACTTCTTGGCTCCTAAATTAACATTTAGCTTTAGTAGAACACTGATCACTCATGCACTCTTATTGATTCTAAGCCATACATCACTCATCTTCCTAGAAAGCATGGTATCAAAGAATGCACTTTACAGGATCCCAAGAAAGAAGAGGGGCAAGGGAGGAAAGAAtaagtaaaacaaaaacatgagaAACAAGACACTAGTACACAACAGTTATACTATACAACAAACATCTTTTCATTATTTGAAACAGATCAGAATAAATACAACAGTcatttaccatcttttcattaTTTGAAACAGGTCAGATTAAATACAAAAGTCAATTACCTTTGGGGGATAGAGGCACAAAATATTGGTGAAGAGCTTAGTTATGTCATTTTCATTGGACCTCTTAGCACCTCTGAGTCCATCAGTGAGGTGCTTCAAGGAGAGAGGCTGAAAGATAAATCAGTTCTCAGTTAATTACTTAGAAACAATAACAAAGCTCAAAAGCTGCCTTGGATAAATATGATACtaatcaataattttctttcaaatttacaaCGTTTTAAGAGTTTTGCAAGCCTTACCAGCTTTGCCAGCCGTCCAAGATTCGGGAGTAGCATTGTCTGTTGAATATGAGTTTCAGAGAGAAAAGATActaatgaaaacaaaaaggatGGGAGAGAATGGTATCTATAGCTtatgaaaacaattgaaaatggAATCAAATGCTTCCAACATGTATGTATGTGTGCATATAACTTGAAAAACTTTAGAAGCTTACaaatctttctttctcctttgaCCCAGTTTCAGCTTTGTTTTGCCCACATATCAAAACAACAGGACCTGATAATTTGTCAAACATTTCTTGCACCTTGCTTAAAAAATCCTTGCGGTTTGACTTGGGAACCGCCCTAGACAACCACTGAGAAGAATCTGGAAAATAGACAATAAGGGGTTGCACAGAACACAAAACCTGCAAATGAGGGAAGAACAAACATCAATTCTTAACAGCAAAATCAAGGAGAGGGACACTGGACAGGGAAAAGGAAATACCAGGCAATAATACCTCACATAAAACCTCCATCGCAATATAGCAATATTCTATCCCAGTGTCGGGATCATGCTCAATATCCTTAGCTACACAACAGCCAAAGTTAGGTTATTTACAGACACAAACACTGACAAATATATAGTTAACGGGGAAGCcagttttaaatttcaaaattgacTTTTTAATTCAGAAATTCCAAATGTTGCTTCAACACCTCATACAATTTCCATACAGTTGATGACTGTGATCAACTTTACATCATTTCAGTTTAAATAGGTAGTTAAATCCTCACTGATGCAAGAAATTACCATCTATCCAATAAACTGGTGCTTTTGCAGGCTGCTCCATGAGCTTCTCATCCTTCTCTCCATCATCTTCTTTGTTGTCATTACCAATATCTAAAATCACAGCGACTCGATCTCCATTCACCTCATATACCTCCCCAAGTTGACCGCTTGATAAAGGCCTGAAAACATAACACTCTCTGATCAAAAGTTCTGCCTGTCaattttatgaatataaaagTTCATGCACTGTAATGCCAATTGAGTTAGTGTTCTCCCACAGCTGATGGCCAAAACTCTCTGAGCTTTGATAGTCCAAGGCAAAGTACAAGTCTGATGAGACTAAAGGTGTAATTGAGCTGTTAAAGGAAATGAGAACTTATATCTGGTTAAGGCAATTCCAAAGAAAATTTATGGCTAGAATGATTATCACCAGTTTCACTTGACATTAGTCCAAAGGGTAGCATATAAGGCTAAATCATAAAAGGTGAAGAAGATTTCATATGCTGCATCATCAAAGTTGAGAATTAAATGTTAGAAGACAAAGCCtcggaaaagaaaaggactgTTCATTTATTCACCACTCTTTCTACTCTTTCAAATTGTCAAAAGTAATATGCCTACAAATCTGAAAGGAAATGAGAGCTTATATCTTGTTAAAGCAATTCCAAAGAAAATTTATGGCTAGAATGATTATCACAGATTCACAAGTTTCACTTGACATTAATCCAAAAGGTAGCATACAAGGCTAAATCATAAAAGACGCAGAAGATTTCATATGTTGCATAATCAAAGTTGAGAATTAAATGTTTGAAGACAAAGCCTCAAAAAAGCAAAAGACTGTTCATTTATTCACCACTCTTTCTAATCTTTCAAATTGTCAAAAGTAACATGCCTACACATCTGAAAGGAAATGAGAGCTTATATCTGGTTAAGGCAATTCCAAAGAAAATTTATGGCTAGAATGATTACCACAAGTTTCACTTGACATTAGTCCAGAGGGTAGCATACAAGGCTAAATCATAAAAGATGCAGAAGATTTCATATGTTACATCGTCAAAGTTGAGAATTAAATGTTAGAAGACAACGCCTCGGAAAAGCAAAAGACTGTTCATTTATTCACCACTCTTTCTGCTCTTTCAAATTGTCAAAAGTAATATGCCTAAAAATCTGAAAGTTGCTGTGTTTGCCCAAAAATATGAACTTGGAAAAAGCAGGGCATGCAATGCTGCCAAAAGATTGTGATAGCAGCAGAACACTATGTGACCTCAAAGTTGTCTGTATGTCAAACCACACCAAATCTAGCAAGTACTACCAGAAACGCAGCATCAACTGATTATCATCTAGAATTGTGCACCAACAGTTTGCTGGTTACAACTTCATCAGAATCATCCACTCTATGAAGAATGTATTGCCAAGGACAATAGTTGTCACTTAACCTAGtaaacaaatattgaagaaaagcCGTTTAGCTAATCAATTCAAAGGTGCTGATACTATACAACTTTGCATTTGTCTCTTGTCACATCTATATGCTGTAAAGTTGCTGAAAGGAAATTATCAGTTTCCTACTGATACCTTAAAGTTTCATATGAAGACAAACATATATTAATTGTTTCCTTTTTAGACAGTACATAAGGCATGCAACTGTTATCAGCATGACCAGTGATGTTTTTAAGCTTCATTCAGTTTCTATGTATTTGCTTCAATTAGTTAACTATAGCTATGCAGATCTTGGTGTCTTTATAGCTACAAGTTctggttgatttaaaaaatttcttgtaaAATCAATAAGCTAAATCCCTGGtgcaaaaatatttgatatgcttcagaaaaagggaaaaaatgatTGCTACACttaaagtactttaaaaaagtTACAGAGATAGGTCTCCATCCCAGACAATTAtcctttaaaagaaaattgtcaTGATTAGCAGGGTAGCTGAAGACTTTTGGAAGGATGTGGGAACTGTGCTAATTAGTTGGAGCATGTAAGTATTTTAACTGTTTGATTCAACATAGCAAATGCATCTACATTTGCTCTCTAGAATGGACCAAAGTTGGAATTGCTTGATTCAGAATATAAATGCAAAAGCACACATCAGAAGGCAGGAACCTCTAATATCTCCATCTTTGTGAACCATGTAATCCCACCCACCAAAGAAAATAATTCTGTCTGGTGCAATAATCACAAGAAAGACTGCACAAATGAAAGGAGCTGCCTTGGAACTGTATGCTGACAGAAAATGAAGCAACCAAGAGCACATTCAGCTCCAATAAAATGTCAGCGGTGCAATGGCATCTATATCAACGTTAACAATAATAATCACATTTGAAATGGACACAACACAAGAATCGTTTGAAATATGCATTGCCCTTTTCAGCTACTTCAGGATAAATTGGTTTTCTTGACTTCATCAGGGTCTTTGGTGCAAAAGTTTTAAAGGAGTATCCATACCAGACATGTAGAGAGATTGGGGAGCTTTTTTCTTCTGATTatgaaattttcttgttttaatttttgtactACAATAAACCTCTCCTAACTTTCTCCTATTGATGAACAGGAAGGAAAAGAATGTCATCTACGTAGTTTTGTTCTACACATCAGGACGAATTACCAACCCACCTGCCACGGATAGTTGTATAAGCATTTTTCAGACCATCAGATGTTGGTATCTTCCCCAATATGACCCTGTGATGTCAAAGTTTATGGGGTTGATGAGTTTAtgctaaatgtttttaaaaagaatttaccAGAACACCCTCTTATCATGATACCTGTAGTCATAATAGTTAGGCATCAAACCAATAAATAGATTGACACCATCTTATTTTCAAATATGTGCCTTTAGCAAACCCGTATAAAATACATCacattcttttaaaaagaaaagaaaatcaaattaagaaccaaaaaaaataaaaattttaaggacAGGAAATTGCCCTAACCatgcataaaaaattcaaactgttagatgcagaaATAGCACATTGACGTGGGGAAATTTCTTCCATATACTTagcataataatgtttattgtattatttcattaatggtTAAGATTTTTAGGTTTCGAAAAGTTTAAGAGTCTAAGACATGGTTCGGTAAGTcaagcataacttttaatctgacAGTTGGATTAAGCTGCAATTTTGATAAAAGATTTAGAAGATTCTGAAGGCCTTATTTCtcattgagttaaaatttcataatgaTTGGACATTAGGAAGGCCTTCGAATAAAGCTCAGAAATTACTGTGCAGGATTGTCTTTATTTACCTTGTTGTACATGGATTCTTTGTCATGTTTAGATtggaacttttaatttaattagtaatttacttttaagaattttaatactAAATGAATTCCATTAATTAGGcaagttttaattagaaatcctttcctataaaggattttagttttaattaggaGTCCTAGTTTATTTTGAGGAGAAgattattatttagattttataaaacacCAGAgaattttctctaaatttctctACAGCTTAAGTATATACCTTAGGGCTTGAGAACTCAAGCTTTTATTAACGTTATACATCGtgtcaattggtatcagagtagGTTGGTCTCTTTCATGGACAAAGATGATAGAACCCACTCCGCGATGCAGGAGTGGAGACCTTCCAAGTCATTGTGCCGGCTTAGGAGCAGAAACTACGTCCTTAGGAACAAAGGTTTGTTCGTTTGGAGCTAACCATAGCATATCTAGTTCGGCTAATGGGTAACGCAAACAAggataatgaagaagaaaggaaCTTGCCCAAAGACTTATCTCGAAATAGGCCAAACCCCAGACCTATTCCTGAATTTCATTCTATGATGAGAGGTTTTTTAAGAGAAGATTTATTAAGTGGTTGGCAGGCAGAGTTGGAAGCTTACTTTTAATTCAACAATGTTCCTTATCATCAAAAACAAACTTTAGAGAATGGTGGTTTGAATTTCTAGACTTTAAAGCTTGTATTGATATGCCTTTAATTTCATCTTGGCAAGATTTGAGACAATCATTAATTTTGGAGTTTATATAAGATGACTATGAAgagattttatatttcatagacaagaaaatagattattattatttgccttGTGTTTAACCTTCTCAAAAGGCAAGGAGGAAACACTTGGAGGAGTTTGgtgaaagaaaaatttcaaagttaACCAATCATGTTGAAGATATCATGATCAGAGAGGGTCAATTTCAATCTTTTGACCTTAAGTTGAAGAAGTCAGTGGCAAATGATGATCTTCCAGTCATGGGGACATGGTAATTTCTGACAATTTTCTTAAAGCTAATATGGAAGATTATCTTGGTGTTCCCTTACACACAATGGTTAAAGTATTAAAGGTCATAGATGATGATGAACTCAAGTTTGAAGTTAGAGAATGTGTGGAGGAACTACAATAGTCTTCATAGGAACAGAAAATATAACACTAGATATGCATTTTTCTTTCACATGTGCAcaccataaattaaattttgaagttcACTGGTCAAAGACATGCAACTTCATGAATAGACTAGCTACAATGTTATATTCGAAGTATGTTTTCCTTTGGAGTGGTCGAGTTCAATTTGTGACAGATAACTCGAAGGCGAGTTTTTCAAAAGTAGAGTAGACTGACGTGGGGAAGCTTCTTCCATATTCTTagcataataatatttattgcattaattcattaatggttaagatttttagtttttgagaaGTTTAAGATTCAGTTTGGTAAATCAAGCATAACTTTTAATATGACCATTGGATTGAGctacaatttttataaaagattttgAAGGCCCTGTTTCTTAttggtttaaaatttcatgatgatCAGAGATCAAGAAAGCCTTCAAATAAGGCTCAAAAGTTACTATGTAGGATTGTACCTTATTCCTTATTGcatttggattcttttttctatttagattaggacttttaatttaattagtactTTACTATTTAGGAATTCTAATGTTAGGagaattatattaattactTAAGTTTGAATTAGAAATCATTTACTATaaaggattttgattttaattaggaATCCTCGTTTATTATTATTCAGATTTTATAAAACACCAGagagtttttttctaaatttctctaTAGTTTAGGTTAGTAATCTTAGAGCTTAAGAACCATAGTTTTTACTCACTCTATACACCATGTCACATATCAATATTTCAAACAAGCAAAACCACAAAAGAACAATACACAACATGCCACTAATAAAATGTATAACAAAGCAGAGAATCAAACCCCTTAAGATCTATAACAAGTCCTTCAATAGATTATTGAATGAGTTACAAATTCCTTGTATAAatgcattttcaaaatatttaattatgttattgaaCTCACTATTATATTAGTTgtgtaaaacaagaaaaagcttGTTACATCTCTATATGCCAAAAAAAAGGGAGATGAAAAGGCACCTGTCATCAGCCTCAATGCGTATGGACGGCCCAATGTACTTCACCCGATCCCCTAGTAAAAGATGAACAAAGCAAGATAAATGGATGAAcagagaaaaccaaaaaaaatgccaaccttcttttgaaaaaaaaattccaataaaGTGAAACGACTAAAATCAATACTAACAAAAATATACTGTGAATATTGATAATTGAATTTGTTCAAATAGAAGATGAAACAATCAAAATTGAACTACCATCGCAACATAACACAATCCAAGAACAGCCATGCAAACATCTTCACCTAAAAAACATGCAACAGTTACTACTATTAGAAACATTGCCACCACAAAGCAAACTGTAATGACTGCCTTAAGCTAACAATGGACACAAAGTTTATTGGAGAATCATCTTTGCACTCACTTGTTT
This window contains:
- the LOC133673088 gene encoding uncharacterized protein LOC133673088 isoform X5, with protein sequence MYTGIFKCRNQRWYSFFHPSKHFIRPNCQDRPLSCTTVVRDHFSHVSFIKRQLLHSISSRSTAFGNSDSGLHIRSNMCWTNIQFRTCSSGANGRNTSEDKHGPVKDGASFDNEKTQRERVSEDAKHCDAHAQLGEQDQKEWLHNEKLAIESKRKESPFLTRREKFKNEFLRRIVPWEKLHVSWDNFPYYINEHTKNTLVECVTSHLKHKKCTTSYGARLTSSSGRIMLQSVPGTELYRERTVKALARDLQVPLLVLDSSVLAPYDFGDDEIESDDSAGEESCSESEVEDDNDAVNEEEWTSSAEAKSDCSDDDAVDLEANAEAALKKLLPCSLEEFEKRVSGECDSSSESSKNESAGTSEIPKRPLNKGDRVKYIGPSIRIEADDRVILGKIPTSDGLKNAYTTIRGRPLSSGQLGEVYEVNGDRVAVILDIGNDNKEDDGEKDEKLMEQPAKAPVYWIDAKDIEHDPDTGIEYCYIAMEVLCEVLCSVQPLIVYFPDSSQWLSRAVPKSNRKDFLSKVQEMFDKLSGPVVLICGQNKAETGSKEKERFTMLLPNLGRLAKLPLSLKHLTDGLRGAKRSNENDITKLFTNILCLYPPKEEDLLRTFNKQVEEDRRIVISRSNLIELHKVLEENEMSCMDLLHINTDGLILTKRKAEKVIGWAKNHYLSSCLLPCIKGDRLSLPRESLEMAIVRLKEQETISEKPSQNLKQNLAKDEYESNFISAVVAPGEIGVKFNDVGALEEVKKALNELVILPMRRPELFSHGNLLRPCKGILLFGPPGTGKTLLAKALATEAGANFISITGSTLTSKWFGDAEKLTKALFSFASKLAPVIIFVDEVDSLLGARGGSFEHEATRRMRNEFMAAWDGLRSKDSQRILILGATNRPFDLDDAVIRRLPRRQVCLGKCLEYTWTYQTLKIV